In 'Nostoc azollae' 0708, the following are encoded in one genomic region:
- a CDS encoding NAD+ synthase, whose amino-acid sequence MKITIVQLNPIIGDLPGNAQKILETAQQAVSANARLLLTPELSLCGYPPRDLLLNPSFVEAMNTTLQKLAKDLPPNLAVLVGTVVKNTEAYINGGKTLFNSIAWLEAGKIKQYFHKRLLPTYDVFDEKRYFEPGLQANYFSLDDINIGVTICEDLWNDEEFWGKRSYAVNPIADLSILGVDLIVNLSASPYTVGKQKLREAMLQHSAVNFQEPVIYTNQVGGNDDLIFDGRSFALNLQGEIICRAKGFETDLLVVEFDETQRDLQLGSISPVYESEDEEIWHALVLGVRDYVNKCRFSEVVLGLSGGVDSALVAAIATAALGKENVLGILMPSPYSSEHSLTDALALAVNLEIKTHILPIGELMQGFNNSLVELFAGTEFGIAEENIQSRIRGNLLMAIANKFGYLLLSTGNKSEMAVGYCTLYGDMNGGLAVIADVPKTRVYSLCNWLNFHSNREIIPQNILTKPPSAELKPGQVDQDSLPAYEILDDILQHLVHDHQSGEQIVASGHDSAIVNRVLQMVARAEFKRRQAPPGLKITDRAFGTGWRMPIARVFSIQ is encoded by the coding sequence ATGAAGATAACCATTGTTCAACTTAATCCTATCATTGGTGACTTGCCCGGAAATGCCCAAAAAATTCTGGAAACTGCACAACAGGCAGTATCAGCAAATGCACGTTTATTATTGACACCAGAACTTTCTTTATGTGGTTATCCACCACGAGACTTATTATTAAATCCTAGCTTTGTGGAAGCTATGAATACCACATTACAAAAATTAGCTAAAGACTTACCACCCAATTTAGCTGTATTAGTGGGAACTGTTGTCAAAAATACCGAAGCATACATTAATGGCGGTAAAACTTTATTTAACAGTATTGCTTGGTTAGAAGCAGGAAAAATAAAGCAATATTTTCACAAACGACTATTACCAACTTATGATGTATTTGATGAAAAACGATATTTTGAACCAGGGTTACAGGCTAATTATTTTTCTTTGGATGATATCAATATTGGAGTAACAATTTGTGAAGATTTATGGAATGATGAGGAATTTTGGGGTAAACGTAGTTATGCAGTTAATCCCATTGCTGATTTATCGATTTTAGGTGTAGATTTAATTGTTAATTTATCGGCTTCACCTTACACAGTTGGTAAGCAAAAGTTACGGGAAGCAATGTTGCAACATAGTGCTGTAAATTTTCAAGAACCAGTAATTTACACTAATCAAGTCGGCGGAAATGATGATTTAATTTTTGACGGTCGGAGTTTTGCTTTGAATCTTCAAGGTGAGATTATTTGTCGTGCTAAAGGATTTGAGACTGATTTGTTAGTCGTTGAATTTGATGAAACACAACGAGATTTACAGCTAGGTTCTATTTCCCCAGTTTATGAATCTGAAGATGAGGAAATTTGGCATGCTTTGGTTTTGGGTGTGCGCGATTATGTTAATAAATGTCGCTTTTCTGAAGTTGTCTTAGGTTTAAGTGGCGGGGTTGATTCGGCTTTAGTCGCTGCTATTGCTACTGCGGCATTAGGCAAAGAAAACGTTTTAGGAATTCTGATGCCTTCTCCTTATAGTTCTGAACATTCTCTTACTGATGCTTTGGCATTAGCTGTTAATTTGGAAATTAAAACCCATATTTTACCCATTGGGGAATTAATGCAAGGGTTTAATAATTCTCTAGTTGAGCTGTTTGCCGGAACAGAATTTGGTATTGCCGAAGAAAATATTCAATCCCGGATTAGAGGTAATTTATTAATGGCTATAGCAAATAAATTTGGTTATCTGCTCTTATCTACTGGGAATAAATCAGAAATGGCTGTTGGTTACTGCACTCTCTACGGTGATATGAATGGTGGTTTAGCGGTAATTGCAGATGTTCCCAAAACTCGTGTTTATTCTCTTTGTAATTGGTTAAATTTCCATAGCAATAGGGAAATTATTCCCCAAAATATCCTCACTAAACCACCAAGCGCCGAACTCAAACCTGGTCAAGTTGATCAAGATTCTTTACCTGCTTATGAGATATTAGATGATATATTACAACACTTGGTTCATGACCACCAATCAGGAGAACAGATAGTTGCATCTGGTCACGATTCAGCTATTGTCAACCGAGTGTTGCAAATGGTAGCGCGGGCTGAATTTAAGCGCCGACAAGCACCCCCTGGACTCAAAATCACTGACCGCGCTTTTGGTACTGGTTGGAGAATGCCTATTGCTAGAGTTTTTAGTATTCAGTAA
- a CDS encoding NUDIX hydrolase: MPARNHKKNPNPINQLNQQPLADFKVGVDNVIFSVDTAQNRLLVLLVIRQQEPFLSSWSLPGTLVRQGESLEDAAYRIMAEKIKVNNLYLEQLYTFGGPNRDPREKTDSYGVRYLSVSYFALVRFEEAELIADKVAGIAWYPVKQIPQLVFDHHEIITYGHRRLKNKLEYSPVAFEVLPDTFTLNDLYQLYTTVLGEHFSDYSNFRARLLKLGFLSDTGVKISRGVGRPASLYKFDAEAFAPFKDKPLVFI; this comes from the coding sequence ATGCCAGCACGCAACCACAAAAAAAATCCCAATCCGATAAATCAACTAAATCAACAACCTTTGGCTGATTTCAAAGTCGGTGTAGATAATGTAATTTTTTCTGTAGATACAGCCCAAAATCGGCTGTTAGTTTTATTAGTAATCCGACAGCAAGAGCCATTTTTAAGTTCTTGGAGTCTTCCCGGTACTTTAGTACGTCAAGGAGAATCTTTAGAAGATGCGGCTTATCGCATTATGGCAGAAAAAATAAAAGTCAATAATCTCTATTTAGAACAACTCTATACTTTTGGTGGTCCCAATCGTGATCCAAGGGAAAAAACTGATAGCTATGGAGTGCGTTATTTATCAGTAAGTTACTTTGCTTTAGTCCGGTTTGAAGAAGCAGAATTAATTGCTGATAAAGTTGCTGGTATTGCATGGTATCCAGTTAAACAAATACCCCAACTAGTATTTGATCATCATGAAATTATCACCTATGGACACAGAAGATTGAAAAATAAATTAGAGTACAGTCCTGTAGCTTTTGAAGTCTTACCAGACACCTTTACTCTCAATGATTTATATCAGCTATACACCACGGTTCTAGGGGAACATTTCTCAGATTATTCTAATTTTCGAGCGCGTTTACTCAAGCTAGGTTTTTTATCGGATACTGGAGTTAAAATATCGAGAGGAGTAGGTCGTCCTGCTAGTTTGTATAAGTTTGATGCAGAAGCCTTTGCACCTTTTAAAGATAAACCTTTAGTTTTTATTTAA
- a CDS encoding nicotinate phosphoribosyltransferase: protein MTTFIDVGYGYQNPELNLSQEDYSMLTDLYQLTMAACYTGEGIEQKRASFELFVRHLPNGFGYLIAMGFAQALEYLAKFRFNSAQIAALQETGIFTHVPERFWSLLAEGAFTGDVWALPEGTAVFANEPFLRVEAPLWQAQLVETYLLNTINYQTLIATKAARLRDIAGEKVTLLEFGTRRAFSPQASLWAARAALASGLDATSNVLAAIQLDQKPSGTMAHALVMALSALEGSEEQAFTAFHQYFPGAPLLIDTYDTVAAAQKLALKVKTGEMKLTGVRLDSGDLVSLSKTVRALLPEVSIFASGDLDEWEIQRLKTEGAEIDGYGLGTKLVTGSPVNGVYKLVDVDGIPVMKMSSGKFTYPGRKQIFRSFTGSKLQADKLGLSYENNSDKKPLLQLVMKEGKQLQKPESLTTVRQRTEFSVASLSEEIRRLKNPISLKVEISQMLLNLTEETKEKH from the coding sequence ATGACCACTTTTATAGATGTGGGCTATGGCTACCAAAACCCAGAACTGAATCTCAGTCAAGAAGATTACAGCATGCTGACTGACCTTTACCAGCTAACAATGGCAGCTTGTTACACAGGTGAAGGGATAGAACAAAAACGGGCAAGTTTTGAATTATTTGTGAGACACTTACCTAATGGTTTTGGCTATTTAATAGCTATGGGTTTCGCGCAAGCTTTGGAATACTTGGCTAAATTCCGCTTTAATTCCGCGCAAATTGCTGCTTTGCAGGAGACGGGAATTTTTACCCATGTACCTGAGCGTTTTTGGTCATTACTGGCTGAAGGGGCTTTTACTGGGGATGTATGGGCTTTACCAGAAGGAACTGCGGTATTTGCCAATGAGCCATTTCTACGGGTGGAAGCGCCTTTATGGCAAGCACAGTTAGTAGAAACATATCTTTTAAATACTATTAATTACCAAACTTTAATTGCTACAAAGGCAGCTAGATTACGTGATATTGCGGGAGAAAAAGTAACACTTCTAGAATTTGGCACGCGCAGGGCTTTTAGTCCCCAAGCTTCTTTATGGGCTGCACGGGCAGCTTTAGCTAGTGGTTTAGATGCAACTTCTAATGTGTTAGCAGCGATACAACTAGACCAAAAACCAAGTGGTACTATGGCACACGCTTTAGTTATGGCTTTATCAGCTTTAGAAGGAAGTGAAGAACAAGCTTTTACAGCCTTTCATCAATATTTTCCGGGTGCCCCATTGTTAATTGATACCTATGATACTGTTGCTGCCGCTCAAAAGTTGGCGCTGAAAGTAAAAACGGGGGAAATGAAATTAACGGGGGTGAGGTTGGATTCTGGAGATTTGGTTAGTTTATCAAAAACAGTGCGAGCGCTCCTACCAGAAGTTTCAATTTTTGCCAGTGGTGATTTAGATGAATGGGAAATTCAGCGACTCAAAACAGAAGGTGCAGAAATTGATGGTTATGGTTTAGGAACAAAATTAGTTACAGGTTCTCCTGTCAATGGAGTTTATAAATTAGTAGATGTTGATGGTATTCCAGTGATGAAAATGTCTAGTGGCAAGTTTACTTATCCAGGACGTAAACAAATATTTCGTTCCTTTACAGGAAGTAAATTACAAGCAGATAAATTAGGTTTATCATATGAAAATAATTCTGATAAAAAACCTTTATTGCAGTTGGTGATGAAAGAGGGTAAACAATTACAAAAACCTGAGAGTTTAACAACAGTTCGTCAGCGAACAGAGTTTTCTGTCGCTAGTTTATCAGAAGAAATACGAAGATTAAAAAATCCTATTTCTCTGAAAGTAGAAATTTCTCAAATGTTGCTAAACTTGACTGAGGAAACGAAGGAAAAACACTAA
- a CDS encoding LCP family protein, with translation MTSQRTSAENNKSAKAKTRSKTSRKSKSGRWLWFVVGMGGIAMVSGMAGALLAVSWDSTPLQQEQLSAKDAAVFDGDRISGNGLQFSQLTRPVNILVMGMSVLPPDVQNQPSDTKELKYLPQINSFDGLSDVMLLIKFDPETKKIVMLSIPRDTRAEIEGFGAKKINAANVDGGPALTAKAVSNLLGRVGIDRYVRINVLGVAKLIDVLGGVTVYVPKDMKYQDDSQHLYINLKAGKQHLKGEQALQLLRFRHDELGDIGRIQRQQMVLRSLIEQTLNPSTLTQLPQILNVVKDNIDTNLTVEELVALVGFGSRTNRSNMQMLMLPGRFSGKSEYDASYWIPQKRAINKLMVQNFGLESELLDTETIDLGALRVAIQDSTGGDHSQIRPLIIALEKAGYRNIFISKPWGEPLEITHIVAQQGDSESAESIRNTLGFGEVRVESTGNIGSDISIQVGKDWLEKKATFEAYSR, from the coding sequence GTGACTAGTCAAAGAACATCAGCAGAAAATAATAAATCAGCAAAAGCGAAAACCAGAAGTAAAACCTCTCGTAAATCAAAATCAGGGCGTTGGCTATGGTTTGTGGTGGGTATGGGTGGGATTGCAATGGTTTCAGGTATGGCGGGAGCTTTGTTGGCAGTTTCTTGGGACAGTACACCTTTGCAGCAAGAGCAGTTGAGTGCCAAGGATGCAGCAGTTTTTGACGGTGATCGCATTTCGGGAAATGGATTGCAATTTTCCCAATTAACTCGCCCAGTGAATATCTTAGTTATGGGCATGAGTGTACTGCCACCAGATGTTCAAAACCAACCCAGTGATACCAAAGAACTTAAATATCTACCCCAGATCAATTCTTTTGATGGTCTCTCTGACGTGATGCTCTTAATCAAATTTGATCCAGAGACAAAAAAAATTGTCATGCTTTCTATTCCTAGAGATACTCGTGCAGAAATAGAAGGGTTTGGTGCCAAAAAAATTAACGCCGCCAATGTCGATGGTGGACCAGCTTTAACTGCTAAAGCCGTCAGTAATCTCTTGGGTCGAGTGGGAATTGACCGTTATGTCCGCATTAATGTCCTGGGGGTTGCCAAGCTGATAGATGTTTTGGGTGGGGTAACAGTTTACGTTCCCAAAGATATGAAATATCAGGATGATTCACAGCATTTATATATTAATTTAAAGGCAGGTAAACAGCATCTTAAAGGTGAACAAGCCTTACAGTTGCTGCGTTTTCGCCATGATGAACTAGGTGATATTGGAAGAATTCAGCGTCAGCAAATGGTCTTGCGTTCTTTGATTGAACAAACTCTCAATCCCTCAACATTAACGCAATTGCCCCAAATTTTGAATGTAGTTAAAGATAATATCGACACTAATTTAACAGTTGAAGAATTAGTTGCGTTAGTTGGTTTTGGTTCACGAACTAATCGTTCTAATATGCAGATGTTGATGTTGCCTGGACGCTTTAGTGGAAAGAGTGAGTATGATGCCAGTTATTGGATACCCCAGAAACGAGCAATCAACAAATTAATGGTTCAGAATTTTGGTTTAGAATCAGAATTATTAGACACTGAAACAATAGACCTTGGTGCATTGCGAGTAGCGATTCAAGATAGCACAGGTGGCGATCACTCTCAAATCCGTCCCCTAATTATAGCCTTGGAAAAAGCCGGATATCGCAACATCTTTATCTCTAAACCATGGGGTGAACCTCTGGAAATTACCCATATCGTCGCCCAACAAGGAGACAGTGAAAGCGCCGAATCAATTCGTAATACTTTAGGATTTGGCGAAGTGCGAGTAGAAAGCACAGGTAATATCGGTTCAGATATCAGCATCCAAGTCGGTAAAGATTGGTTAGAAAAGAAGGCAACTTTTGAAGCCTATAGTAGGTAA
- a CDS encoding AI-2E family transporter: MQTRKLLDWWQTLTPIARIGASALFAPLLVLNGWAISAIFNYFHSLIAILVGASVLAFLLNYPVSWMERRGARREQVAILVFLLALSILLALGVTLFPLALTQAQQLVARLPELIDSGRSQLMILNEKAESMGLPINLDAIVVQINDRVKGQLQAIAGQVLNLAVVTVTSLLDFLLTMVLTFYLLQHGGELWESLVEWLPTRFREPFSRTVRLSFQNFFISQLILSICMASALIPSFLWLKVPYGLLFGLTIGIMALIPFGGSVGIAATTLLVSLQDVWMGARVLAAAVIVQQILENLIAPRILGSFTGLNPVWVLISVLTGARIGGLLGVIVAVPCAVVIKTIISAIRPPVMRHDPEESSSGEIVAPMTPEESAKAEVNNSLSVSDNLA; encoded by the coding sequence ATGCAGACACGCAAGCTACTCGACTGGTGGCAAACACTTACACCAATAGCGCGAATCGGGGCGAGCGCGCTATTCGCTCCTCTATTAGTTCTCAATGGATGGGCGATATCGGCAATTTTCAATTATTTTCACTCTTTGATAGCTATTTTAGTCGGAGCCTCAGTTCTAGCTTTTCTCCTCAACTACCCAGTTAGTTGGATGGAAAGGCGCGGTGCTAGGCGAGAACAAGTTGCTATCTTAGTATTTTTATTAGCTTTGTCCATTTTATTGGCGCTGGGTGTCACCCTCTTTCCTCTAGCCCTTACCCAAGCCCAACAACTTGTAGCCCGCTTACCAGAGTTGATTGACTCCGGGCGCTCGCAGTTAATGATTTTAAACGAAAAAGCCGAAAGCATGGGCTTACCAATTAATCTTGATGCGATCGTGGTGCAAATTAACGATCGCGTCAAGGGACAATTACAAGCCATAGCTGGACAAGTTTTAAATCTAGCAGTTGTCACCGTCACCAGCTTGTTAGACTTTCTGTTGACAATGGTGTTAACCTTTTATCTATTGCAACATGGTGGTGAACTCTGGGAAAGTTTAGTAGAATGGCTACCCACAAGATTTCGTGAACCCTTTTCTAGAACCGTACGCCTCAGTTTCCAAAACTTCTTCATCAGCCAATTAATACTATCTATCTGTATGGCATCTGCCCTTATACCCAGCTTTTTGTGGTTAAAAGTGCCTTATGGGTTATTGTTTGGCTTAACCATCGGTATTATGGCTCTTATCCCCTTTGGCGGTTCTGTAGGTATTGCTGCCACAACTTTATTAGTATCCCTCCAAGATGTTTGGATGGGAGCTAGAGTCTTAGCCGCAGCAGTCATAGTCCAACAAATTTTAGAAAACTTAATTGCACCCCGAATTTTAGGGAGTTTTACGGGTTTAAATCCCGTTTGGGTGCTAATTTCCGTCTTAACAGGAGCGAGAATAGGCGGACTTTTGGGTGTAATCGTAGCGGTTCCCTGCGCTGTTGTCATTAAAACAATAATTAGCGCCATTCGTCCTCCAGTAATGCGTCATGATCCCGAAGAATCCTCATCAGGAGAAATAGTTGCACCCATGACACCAGAAGAATCTGCAAAAGCTGAAGTGAACAATTCCCTTAGTGTTTCTGATAACTTAGCTTGA
- a CDS encoding S8 family serine peptidase: protein MNKIWIICGLGVSCLTLPVLASVQFSSSLGSGGIDVLKLHQPPYNLTGSKIAIGQVEIGRPGMFGLDKAVSKNRAISPVAVFLGTTPAKSNSGVDPHAYNVAGLMVSHHKAWPGVAPDARLYSSAVGSTKNMGQWEECLSTQHIALQNSGDVRAINFSFGEPFNRDPRPEAVLDGQALLTLCIDWSSRFHNVVYAIAGNQGKGGIPIPTDNFNGINVAFSSPRAGIFNKVHVSNLAGNNQGVGDHLVGKEFNIGGRRSISLVAPGSNIPLLNPDGKLNKSTGSSFAAPHVTATVALLQEFADRQLRIKQPNWTIDARNHQVMKAVLLNSADKIQDRGDGLSLGMTRTLVDKQNRHWFASDAYKDARIPLDDQMGIGHLNAFRAYQQFLPGQWQPPTSIPAIGWDYNTINTASSVEYSLAKPLKHNSFVAITLTWDRLVELEDKNRNQEYDVNENFLDKGLNNLDLDLVKADAPTTEVPTCCSVSKIDNVEHIFCPIPANGNYKIRVQFKEKVNKLTQAYSLAWWTVPVN, encoded by the coding sequence ATGAACAAAATCTGGATAATTTGCGGTTTGGGTGTTTCCTGTTTGACTCTGCCAGTACTGGCATCTGTGCAGTTTAGCAGTTCTCTAGGAAGCGGTGGTATTGATGTGCTGAAATTACATCAACCTCCTTACAATTTAACTGGTAGCAAAATCGCTATCGGTCAAGTAGAAATTGGTCGTCCTGGTATGTTCGGCTTGGATAAAGCCGTGTCTAAAAATCGTGCGATTTCTCCTGTAGCTGTTTTTTTAGGCACTACACCAGCTAAGTCAAATAGTGGTGTTGATCCCCATGCTTATAATGTAGCTGGGCTGATGGTAAGTCACCATAAAGCTTGGCCGGGAGTTGCACCAGATGCAAGGCTATATTCTTCTGCTGTCGGTTCTACGAAAAATATGGGTCAATGGGAAGAGTGTTTATCAACACAACATATAGCTTTACAAAATAGCGGTGATGTTCGCGCTATTAACTTTAGTTTTGGTGAACCTTTCAACCGTGACCCCAGACCAGAGGCTGTTTTGGATGGTCAAGCTTTACTAACTTTGTGTATTGACTGGTCGAGTCGGTTTCATAATGTGGTGTATGCAATCGCAGGTAACCAAGGCAAAGGTGGGATTCCGATTCCTACAGATAATTTTAACGGAATTAACGTGGCTTTTTCATCCCCAAGAGCAGGGATTTTTAATAAGGTTCATGTTTCTAATCTAGCAGGTAATAATCAAGGAGTGGGCGATCACTTAGTTGGTAAGGAATTTAATATTGGTGGACGCAGATCAATCAGTTTAGTTGCTCCCGGTAGTAATATTCCTTTACTGAATCCTGATGGCAAGTTGAATAAATCTACAGGTTCGAGTTTTGCAGCACCTCATGTTACAGCGACTGTGGCTTTATTACAAGAATTTGCTGACCGACAACTACGAATTAAACAACCAAATTGGACTATTGATGCTCGAAATCATCAAGTTATGAAAGCTGTATTATTAAATTCAGCCGATAAAATTCAAGATAGAGGTGATGGTTTATCGTTGGGTATGACTAGGACTTTAGTTGATAAACAAAATCGACATTGGTTTGCTTCTGATGCTTACAAAGATGCAAGAATTCCCCTTGATGATCAAATGGGGATAGGGCATTTAAATGCTTTTCGTGCTTATCAACAATTTCTTCCTGGTCAATGGCAACCTCCAACTTCTATCCCGGCAATTGGTTGGGATTACAATACTATTAATACTGCATCATCTGTGGAATATAGTTTAGCTAAACCCTTAAAACACAATAGTTTTGTAGCTATTACCTTAACTTGGGATAGATTGGTGGAATTAGAAGATAAAAATAGAAATCAGGAATATGATGTGAATGAAAATTTTCTAGATAAGGGATTAAATAATCTCGACCTTGATCTAGTGAAAGCAGACGCTCCCACAACTGAAGTTCCTACTTGTTGTTCTGTCAGTAAAATAGATAATGTAGAGCATATTTTCTGTCCTATTCCTGCTAATGGTAATTATAAAATTCGGGTCCAGTTTAAAGAAAAAGTCAATAAACTAACTCAAGCATATTCTTTAGCTTGGTGGACTGTGCCTGTAAATTAG